TTTACAAGAGAAAGTTACCAAAGTGGGATGTTCCCCACTATCTTTAGCTCAAACTGCTTTTTCTGATGTTTCATCTGACTATTGGGCAGCACAATTTATTCAGCAATTATCTCAGCGAGGTATAATTGCTGGATTTCCTGATGGCACCTTCCGCCCAGAAGAACCGGTGACACGCGCTCAATTTGCCGCGATGATCGATAAAGCCTTCCAAAAAGCACAGCAACGGCAGGCAATCAATTTTACTGATGTGCCTAGCAACTATTGGGCATCTAGTGCCATTCAGGAAGCTTATGCGATTAGTTTCTTATCAGGATATCCTGGTAATCGCTTTCAGCCTAACCAAGCGATTCCCCGCGAACAGGTTTTAGTTTCCCTCGCTAATGGTTTGGGATATACTCCGGGCGGCAATACCAAAAGTACTCTGCAATATTTCAACGATGCCTCTAACATCGCTAGCTATGCCCGTAGCCCGATCGCAGCCGCAACCGAAAAGCAAATTGTAGTGAACTATCCTGATGTGAAGTTACTGAAGCCAACTGCAAATGCTACACGGGCACAAGTAGCAGCTTTTATCTACCAAGCATTAGTCAGTTCTAATCAAGCCTCAGCAATTAACTCACCTTATGTTGTGTTAAGACTCAGCAATTAACTCACTATATACAGTATCGGGTCTACTATAGCGGTTCCCATTCAGATAAAGCTTTTAGATATTATCTCGTTCCCAGTCTCCGACTGGGAATGCCCGTCGTTGAGGCTCCGCCTCCCTTACTGGCGGCAGAGCCACCAGGAGGAGCATTTCCAGCCGAAGGCTGGAAACGAGGTTTTAAGGAGTTTCAGCTTAAGTTGACACTCATAGGCAGTGCCGTGTCCCTACGTGTGTACTTCACTAGATCGAGAAACGTTATAACTCAACACCCAATACTTCTCGGGTTTTGCATTTTTAACTCGGAATCGGGTTTGGGGTAAAGGGTACTGGGTTTGGGTTAAAGGTTTTTTCTTTCCTTTTCCCTTTCCCCTTTTCCCCTTAACCGAGAAGTATTGACTCAACACCTGTATCGGTCACAATTAGAATCTGTTGATTTAGATAGTTATTCAATAGGCGATCACCACTTTAAATATAGTGTGCGATCGCCTAAATTTTTAACCCTAAAAAATCTATTTTTCAGCAACTATTCTATCTCTGTATCGTCTTTCCTAAGTATTGACATTTATTGCAATACTAATTTAATTATGAAAAGAGGTAATAGGGTCATGATACTACTTTTATTACCTACTTCGGTTGATGGAGATTTTTCGATTGTCACTGTATGACTAAAGTAATGGCTTTTACAAAAAGCACAAAAAAATGGAACCTAATACTTTAGTAAATGTCTAATTAATTAACAGTAAAAAAACTAATTGAACTGGAGTAAAAATAATGTTTAACTTAAATCGTTGGCAATCTAGAACAGCTGCACTTATGGCTTTGACTGTCACAGTCGGCACTGTAGCGCCTTTCATGACAGCTTCGCCATCTTTAGCTCAAACTACTTTTTCTGATGTTTCATCTAACTATTGGGCAGGACAATTTATTCAACAATTGTCTCAGCGAGGTGTTATTGCCGGATTTCCTGATGGTAGCTTCCGCCCAGAAGAACCAGTGACACGCGCTCAATTTGCCGCGATGGTCAATAAAGCTTTCCAAAAAGCGCAGCAACGGCAGCCAATCAATTTTGCTGATGTGCCTAGCAACTATTGGGCATCGAGTGCCATTCAGCAAGCTTATACCATTGGTTTCTTATCAGGATATCCTGGTAATCGCTTTGAGCCTAACCAAGCTATTCCCCGCGAACAGGTTTTAGTTTCCCTCGCTAACGGTCTGCAATATAGCCCCAGTGGTAATACCGAAAGCACTCTGCAATATTTCAACGATGCCTCTAGCATCGCGAGCTATGCCCGTAGCCCGATCGCAGCGGCAACTGAAAAGCAAATTGTGGTGAACTATCCGAATGTGAAGTTCCTGAATCCAACTGCAACTGCCACTCGCGCCCAGGTAGCAGCTTTTATTTATCAAGCATTGGTTAGTTCTAATCAAGCTTCAGCAATTAACTCACCCTATGTTGTGGCTGTCGGGTCTACTACCCCAACACCTGTATCAGTCACAATTCCCCAAGGGACTGCTATTCCTGTGAAGTATGACAAGGCAGAAAAAATTCTAGTTACCAAAGATGAAACATCACCTTTGACATTGACAGTATCCCAAAACGTGGTTACGCAAGACGGATCTGTAGTGATACCTGCTGGTAGTCAAGTTATTGGTCAACTCAAACCTGCTACTGGTGGTTCTCAATTCGTTGCTGAGAAATTAGTTTTGACCAATGGTCAAGAGTATCAACTGAACGCTAGTTCTGACGTGATTACCAAAACTGAAACCGTCAATAAGGGTACTAGTACTGGTGCAATTATCAGAAATACTGTATTAGGCGCAGGTGCAGCCGCAGCGGTATCTGCTGTCACAGGCGATCGCGCCATTGCCACAGAAGAAGTCTTGGGTGGCGCTGGTATCGGTGCGTTGATTGGTCTGTTCTTCGGTAAGAAGAGTGTTGACTTAATCGCCATTGACCCAAATACCGATTTACAAATGACAATCAATCAAAACTTGTTGGTTTCACTAAAATAGTTAGGAGTGAAGAGTTATGAGTGAGGAGTTATGAATTGAAGCCAGTTTTTAATTTCAAACTCCTAACTCCTAACTATTTTCCAACTTCCGGCAACCAAATAATAAATGTAGTTCCCGGTGCATTGGGTGAAGTTAGTTTAGAGTTGATTGCAGGGCTGAAAACCTCGATTTCGCCCTGCATTTGCTCTATTAATTGTTTAGCGATCGCTAACCCCAAACCTGTACCGGGGATTTCTGTTTGCGCTTGTACGCCCCGATAATGCCGTTCTCCAAGATGTTCTAAATCCTGGGGTGGAATTCCAGGGCCGTTATCACTAATGACTATTCCCTGAAAATTCGCTTTTTTTTGCCCCGCCTGAATCAAAATTTTGCCACCAGTGGGAGTGTATTTTAAAGCATTATCAATAATATTAGTTAACACCTCTCGTAATGCTTTGACGTTGGCACGTACTAGAGATGAATTTTGTTGAATTTCAGTTATGAGTTTTAGCTTTCGCTCTTGGGCGATCGCTTTGGCTGATATTAATAATGGTTCTAATATATCTGTTAGTGAGCAGTCAACTGCTTTATCTCCCGTTCCCGGCAATAATAGCGGCGGTTTCGCGTCTTTTTGGATAGTTGCTTCTACAAATACTTCATCTTCTGTCAAATGTAATGGTGCTAAATCTGCCTCCGTCAAGTCAATTACTTGCTCAAATTGTTGCAGTAATTCTTGGAGGCGATCGCTTTCCCGCACAATACTATTTGCCACATCTCGGTTAGCGTCTGCTGGTCTTAGTCGTTTCAACAGCAGTTTGCCAAAAGTCCGCAACGCCGTTAATGGGTTACGAAACTGATGCAACAGGTTATCCAGCAAATCGCGCTGTTTTTCTTGAAGAATTTGTTGCTCACGCAACTGCTGCTCAAACCAGGCTCGTCTCTGATCTAAAATACATGCGATCGCTAATGTTTGGGCTATTCGTTGAATCTGACTTTGCTCATGTTCATTCCATGCCCGATCTTTCCTACCTGTCACTAGTAACCCCATCATCACACCCTCATAGACCAAAGGTAAAACAATTTGGTTGCCACTAAGTAGGTATTCCTCTTTTAGATCGGGTTGAGACGCATCTGGTATCTCAGACTCCCGCGACGAAGTTGGAGATTCTAAACCTGCTGTCAATAACCTTCCCTGATGATTGGGTAATACAAACACATTTCCAAATTGAAGTTGCTTGTATGCCATCGCTTCAGCAGTCTCTTCCCCTGGCGGTAATAATGCTGTTTCTGGGTAAATCACCACAGGAATAAGTTTTGCATCGCCGGCAGGAGTCTCTACCAATTCTTGTGTTAAGTACACAATACTTAAAGTCGCTCCCAGCCCTTGGGTTAGCAGTGCTATTTGCTCTCGACACAGAGCAAGAAAATCTGAACTGGCAGACATTAACATTTTTTAGCTCTTGCTCAAGATTATAGATTTTGAGGCATGATGTAAGAGAGGATACTTAATTTTTACCTCACTCATTTAATAAAGCTTAACTAAAATTTTCTTAGAGATGGTTTCTACTAAGGGATTATATTCTTAGGTGATTTTGTTTTCTCTATTTTCAAAGATATTAACTTTCTTATATTAAAAGGTTAAAAACTATTGATATTCTGAACTAGAACCTATATAATGACGACGGATTTTGTAGCTATCACTACAATCTATAGCTTGAAAGAGGAGGACAATAGATTGGCAAGGAGACGCAAAAGGAAGAGCCGTCGTCGTCAGGAAGGACGGCGCATCTTGGAACACGTGCCTCAATATAGCATCGAAAGTGGCGAAGAAAAGCCTGTGACAGCAGCGAGAAGATTCATTCAAGCTGAAGGGATTTTGCCACCGGCATTGCTACTCGTAAAGCGAAATGAACACACTACAGATCGTTATTTCTGGGCAGAAAAGGGACTGTTTGGTGCTCAATACGTAGAGGAAAACCATTTCTTGTTTCCTAGTTTGAGGGTGTTAGAACCTTCGCCAGGTCAGGAACCTCTTGCTTTAGCTGGTAGGTGAACCTATAAATGGTCATCTTAGGCATTGAATGTGGCTCCTGACTATCATTAACTGGCAAAATTGCTAAGTTTATGCAAAATTTAATTTTTTTTTAGTTTGTAGCTGATTGCCAGTAAATCTAGTCCAGGTAGTTGGAAAGTAAACCTGTCTCAAACCACGCTAGATTGCATGGGTTGATACTATTTTGATGATGCAGAAGGGAGTTGGTATGGAGCCAGGCGCGTCTAAAAGTGCTAGTGAAGTTGCGCTCTTATACCGTAGATATTGAGAAAGCTCTGTCAATGAATTTAAGTTAATGAATTTAAATTTTTTCCCCGCGACACAAGTCGTGGGGAAAACTGACAAAGCACTGGTCTTGATTTCCTCCTTCCTACTTTCCATTGCCTAAAGAGTAGGTCAGGTCAGAAGTCTGCATATCATAGTTAAAAGATGGTCACGAAAATCAACAATTATTTCCCAGGCTTTAGCTGTAGAGTCCTTTGCAACTCACTGAGTTCATCTCGATGGGCAACTACAGTGATCCTACTTGAGGAGGTTTGTTCGTTCTGAGTTGTTTCTACTTTGAGCGACACCTTCTCAAGTCTTCCAGACTTTTTCCAATAAAATAGACCACTTAAAGGCGACAGCAGAACCATAGCCAGAACAACGGTACTCAAGCGAGGAAAAAGCAGGTATACAACCAGAGATAGACAAATAATCCCGGTAGCTGCGAGTAAAGTTAGGAATATAGCTAAGAACCAGCTGGGGCGAACAAAACCTTCAAAAGTCACTTGGTTTTGTTCTCGGTCTACCGCTGCCACTCGGTAAGACCGCGATCGAAAATACTCTTTTAATTGAGACATCAAAGCAGCTTCGTCTTGCTCGGATACCAGTTGCACTATTTCTGTGCGGTCTTTAGTCGAGGCACGAATAAAGAAAAACAGCCCAACCGATAACAACAAGGTTAGCAGGAACGTAGATGGCAGAATAGCAGTATCCATAACGAATTGTTAATGTTTGACTGGAGGAGACTTATTCATTATCAATTATTCGTTATACCAATTTGAACAATGATTGCGACAAATAGAGCGCCAAAAAGCGATTACTAGCGACTCTTCCACAATCTAAAATCCTATTACTTTGTCCTCCCGTTAATGTAGTGTTGCCAAAGAAAAGCTAAATCCTGAGCTTGAACTTGCCATTCGGGAGAAACTTGGTACATCCGCCTGGGGCGTCCCCGTCCTTCGAGTTTCTTCCAATATCCAGTGATTGCTCCTTGGTCTTCCAGAAATTTGATTGCACTATAAAGTACGGTATCTGAAAGTCGATAGATGGGATACTCAGTTTCTAATTGCTCGATCAACTCGGTTCCGTAGGATTCACCTTGTAATAAAACAGACAGTATGTAACAAACTGCAAGTTCCTGACAAAGGTAAGTTGGCGGAGGATTCTCAAAAAAATGATATATATCCTCAAGTTTCATGGTTAGTGAATGGCTAAAAAAATGCCTTAGGGTAAGGTCTACAATCCTTGTAGTCAGTATACAGTGCTACTGCTAAGTGAGTAGTACATATAAAGCTACTTAGACTAGATATCCATTGCGTAAACACCAAATAATCACCCACATCTGTGAAGTTGTGGGAAGAGTTTGCGAGTTTTAGGGGTACAAAATAATGTATCCCTACCCAAGCTCGATACAGTGTGTTGAGGAGCGAACAGACAGTGGCGAAGTCACTATCTTGGTGTTAAGTGATGCCAAAGTGATTAGAACAGCTTAAGCAATAAAATGCCATCGAAGAAATTTTACAGGTAAAATGCTATTTTGTCTGTAAATGTTAATAAACACTTTGTTTTACAGTAATTTTCCCAGTGCGGATTATCAAAGCTTACGCTAAAGGATATGTCTGGGTTAAAGCTGCTACGCCAGTGAAAACACTTAAGTAGCAACCATTGCTGGTTTCCTCGACAAGAGAATCTCTTGTCTCTTGTGGCAAGTGTGATAGTAAATTTATCAAATAAGACACAAGGGAGGTGGGTAAAGAACTCTCCATGTCCCCACGTTCCTGTTTACTCTTGTCCCTTAATCAAGCGCAGCACATTGGTACTATGTCACAAACTCCTGATGCCCCATCATCTTCCTCAACTCTGCGGGCAATTGCCCAAACTTTTCGCATGACAGGTTGGATTAGCTTCTGGATTCAGCTAGTACTAGGCGTTGTTTCTAGCATAATTGTGCTGCTGTTCGCCGTCTTTAATCAAAGAACTGGCAGTCCTAGTAATAATCCTGGGACTGGCTTTGGTGTATTTTTAGCAATTTGTGGACTGGTTGTTTTGGGTGGGGGGATTTATTTAGCTTACCGTTACACGAGAATTGGCAAGCAATTAGAATCCTCCAATCCCAGCAACCGCCCTCGGAAAAGCGAGACTGTGCAAGTATTACGCTTAGGGGTGTGGGTGAATTTAGGGGGAACGCTAGTGACTCTTTTGGGGGCGCAGGCGATCGTTGGCACACTGGTAGCACGATCCATATCTCCACAAGCGATAACTACCCAATTTTTTGACCCTACCCGGATTATTAGCGGTCTAGATATGCTTGTAGTACAGGCAAACACCAACACTGTCTCAGCGCACT
This Nostoc sp. C052 DNA region includes the following protein-coding sequences:
- a CDS encoding PadR family transcriptional regulator; translated protein: MKLEDIYHFFENPPPTYLCQELAVCYILSVLLQGESYGTELIEQLETEYPIYRLSDTVLYSAIKFLEDQGAITGYWKKLEGRGRPRRMYQVSPEWQVQAQDLAFLWQHYINGRTK
- a CDS encoding cofactor assembly of complex C subunit B, coding for MDTAILPSTFLLTLLLSVGLFFFIRASTKDRTEIVQLVSEQDEAALMSQLKEYFRSRSYRVAAVDREQNQVTFEGFVRPSWFLAIFLTLLAATGIICLSLVVYLLFPRLSTVVLAMVLLSPLSGLFYWKKSGRLEKVSLKVETTQNEQTSSSRITVVAHRDELSELQRTLQLKPGK
- a CDS encoding DUF3155 domain-containing protein; the encoded protein is MARRRKRKSRRRQEGRRILEHVPQYSIESGEEKPVTAARRFIQAEGILPPALLLVKRNEHTTDRYFWAEKGLFGAQYVEENHFLFPSLRVLEPSPGQEPLALAGR
- a CDS encoding ATP-binding protein, yielding MLMSASSDFLALCREQIALLTQGLGATLSIVYLTQELVETPAGDAKLIPVVIYPETALLPPGEETAEAMAYKQLQFGNVFVLPNHQGRLLTAGLESPTSSRESEIPDASQPDLKEEYLLSGNQIVLPLVYEGVMMGLLVTGRKDRAWNEHEQSQIQRIAQTLAIACILDQRRAWFEQQLREQQILQEKQRDLLDNLLHQFRNPLTALRTFGKLLLKRLRPADANRDVANSIVRESDRLQELLQQFEQVIDLTEADLAPLHLTEDEVFVEATIQKDAKPPLLLPGTGDKAVDCSLTDILEPLLISAKAIAQERKLKLITEIQQNSSLVRANVKALREVLTNIIDNALKYTPTGGKILIQAGQKKANFQGIVISDNGPGIPPQDLEHLGERHYRGVQAQTEIPGTGLGLAIAKQLIEQMQGEIEVFSPAINSKLTSPNAPGTTFIIWLPEVGK
- a CDS encoding S-layer homology domain-containing protein; this translates as MFNLNRWQSRTAALMALTVTVGTVAPFMTASPSLAQTTFSDVSSNYWAGQFIQQLSQRGVIAGFPDGSFRPEEPVTRAQFAAMVNKAFQKAQQRQPINFADVPSNYWASSAIQQAYTIGFLSGYPGNRFEPNQAIPREQVLVSLANGLQYSPSGNTESTLQYFNDASSIASYARSPIAAATEKQIVVNYPNVKFLNPTATATRAQVAAFIYQALVSSNQASAINSPYVVAVGSTTPTPVSVTIPQGTAIPVKYDKAEKILVTKDETSPLTLTVSQNVVTQDGSVVIPAGSQVIGQLKPATGGSQFVAEKLVLTNGQEYQLNASSDVITKTETVNKGTSTGAIIRNTVLGAGAAAAVSAVTGDRAIATEEVLGGAGIGALIGLFFGKKSVDLIAIDPNTDLQMTINQNLLVSLK
- a CDS encoding DUF3611 family protein → MSQTPDAPSSSSTLRAIAQTFRMTGWISFWIQLVLGVVSSIIVLLFAVFNQRTGSPSNNPGTGFGVFLAICGLVVLGGGIYLAYRYTRIGKQLESSNPSNRPRKSETVQVLRLGVWVNLGGTLVTLLGAQAIVGTLVARSISPQAITTQFFDPTRIISGLDMLVVQANTNTVSAHFAGLVASLWLLNRINRP